In a genomic window of uncultured Flavobacterium sp.:
- a CDS encoding 2,3-diaminopropionate biosynthesis protein SbnB, whose product MRYLNDKNIHELNFDWNNNIKVIADATHSLILNDMAQPIKPYLRYGNNKNRIIAMPAFIGGNINKSGIKWIASFPENINKGIARAHSVIILNEADTGIPVGVINSGAISAIRTASVSGFIIKEFIKQRKSQKVSIGIIGFGPIGQTHLNMCNALLAENIENVFIYDIKGVNKELIPENLKEKVIVVQNWEDAYVDVDIFITCTVSAERYIDKQPKAGSLHLNVSLRDYKPEVFGWFSKAMIVDDWDEVCRENTDIEMFHKTNGLQRENVAQIQTIQKENFFNSLDEDQAIMFNPMGMAIFDIAMADNYLKLALHKNVGVLLDN is encoded by the coding sequence ATGAGATATCTAAATGATAAAAACATTCACGAGCTAAACTTTGATTGGAACAATAATATCAAAGTAATTGCGGATGCCACACATTCTTTAATTTTAAACGATATGGCGCAACCCATTAAACCATATTTGCGTTATGGCAATAACAAAAACAGAATCATTGCTATGCCTGCATTTATAGGAGGCAATATCAATAAGTCTGGTATTAAATGGATTGCAAGTTTTCCTGAAAATATTAATAAGGGAATCGCCCGAGCTCATAGTGTAATTATATTAAATGAAGCTGATACGGGTATACCTGTTGGAGTAATAAATAGCGGAGCTATTTCGGCTATTAGAACGGCATCTGTAAGTGGTTTTATAATAAAAGAGTTTATAAAACAACGAAAATCCCAAAAAGTAAGTATAGGAATTATTGGTTTTGGACCTATTGGGCAAACACATTTAAATATGTGTAACGCATTATTAGCTGAAAACATAGAAAACGTGTTTATCTATGATATAAAAGGTGTTAATAAAGAACTAATACCAGAGAACCTAAAGGAAAAGGTAATTGTAGTACAAAATTGGGAAGATGCTTATGTAGATGTTGATATATTTATTACCTGTACTGTTTCTGCAGAAAGATATATAGATAAACAGCCAAAAGCCGGATCGCTACATTTAAATGTTTCTTTGCGAGATTATAAACCGGAGGTATTCGGTTGGTTCTCAAAGGCTATGATTGTAGATGATTGGGATGAAGTGTGCCGAGAAAATACTGATATAGAAATGTTTCACAAAACCAATGGCCTGCAACGAGAAAATGTTGCACAAATTCAAACTATTCAGAAAGAGAATTTTTTTAATTCTCTGGATGAAGATCAGGCTATTATGTTTAATCCTATGGGAATGGCCATTTTTGACATTGCGATGGCCGATAACTATTTAAAGTTAGCGCTTCATAAAAATGTAGGTGTTTTACTTGATAATTAG
- the sbnA gene encoding 2,3-diaminopropionate biosynthesis protein SbnA, translating into MINNILEKVGNTPLIALKNNENAHLNVFAKLEFYNPTGSVKDRAASYIINRLLNQGVINSETTLIESSSGNFGISLSAYARQKGLKFICVIDNTTLPVNEMMIRLQGAEVIKITEPDERGGYLLNRIRTVKEIIQNTENIYWINQYENPLNAQAYYDSLGNEICLEIPRQKLDYLFMGVSSGGTITGVSQKVKEKYPNAKIIAVDVDGSVIFGGKSRKRFIPGIGSSLRPKILDSAKIDDVVSVNENETVTSCIELLEKYNIYAGGSSGSVYAAVHKYFQLHAVDKPVNVMCVFADRGERYINTIYNAEWREMIENYNLTLA; encoded by the coding sequence ATGATAAACAACATTTTAGAAAAAGTTGGCAATACTCCATTAATAGCTCTTAAAAACAATGAAAATGCACATTTAAATGTTTTTGCAAAGCTTGAATTTTACAATCCCACCGGAAGTGTTAAAGATCGTGCGGCTTCTTATATCATCAACCGTTTACTAAATCAAGGCGTTATAAATAGTGAAACCACACTGATAGAATCTTCTTCGGGAAATTTTGGAATCTCATTATCAGCTTACGCAAGACAAAAAGGGCTAAAATTTATTTGTGTTATCGATAATACCACTTTACCGGTAAATGAAATGATGATTAGACTGCAAGGAGCAGAGGTAATAAAAATAACCGAACCTGACGAGAGAGGCGGCTACTTGCTAAATAGAATCAGGACTGTAAAAGAAATAATCCAAAATACTGAAAATATCTATTGGATTAATCAATATGAAAATCCGCTAAATGCTCAGGCATATTACGATTCATTGGGAAATGAAATTTGTTTAGAAATTCCGAGGCAAAAACTAGACTATTTGTTTATGGGAGTAAGCTCAGGAGGAACGATAACGGGAGTTTCTCAAAAAGTAAAAGAAAAATATCCTAACGCAAAAATTATTGCAGTAGATGTAGATGGATCAGTAATTTTTGGTGGAAAATCAAGAAAACGATTTATACCGGGAATTGGTTCAAGTTTACGACCAAAAATACTGGATTCGGCAAAAATAGACGATGTTGTTTCGGTAAATGAAAATGAAACGGTTACTTCTTGTATCGAATTGCTTGAAAAATACAATATATATGCAGGTGGTTCCTCCGGGTCTGTTTATGCTGCAGTACATAAATACTTTCAATTGCATGCAGTTGACAAGCCTGTTAATGTAATGTGTGTATTTGCAGATAGAGGTGAGCGCTATATAAATACAATATACAATGCTGAATGGCGAGAGATGATAGAAAACTACAATCTAACGTTAGCATAA